The genome window TcctcattcttatttttttaaaatatatatatatttttaatctattagattaaaaattaaaactatttatgATACTGACCAACgtcaatccaaaaaaaaattatatatataaaaaatcaaatataatttttttattaaataaattattcttacacaataaaattaaatgttgtAAGAGTCTTCTTAATAAACATTATGTGAATCTTATGGGTTATTATTTAAGAATATCTTACTACTACGAGTTTGTGaccaatattaattatattatatctatTCAAACAATAACAAATGTTGTTTTCtaccaaaaataaacaataacaaatcttattaattataattactttGGTAtcatttattacaaaataacattgtcatgttaataaataatgattaaatttaaatctatgttgttttttattattttgtccaTACACTTCTTTTTGTTCAATAAATGGGTGCGGGTGGGGGTGGGGGGCAAGAATAGTCCCACGCAAAATAACCACATCTGGTGACGTTATTTGATTTGACTGCAGCTTAATTTGGCCTTGATGGCTTGTTAGAATACAGGCGCGAATCCTCGTGTTTCTTAAaaggattaattaaatttttaggctttcaaattttttaacgtCTCATTTTTAGtcgcttaattttttttttgtctatttttagtttctcatttatttttattactcaatgagagattaaaaatgaacaaaataaaaattaattttgaataataaaaaaaaacaacagactaaaaatttagaagaacttaaaatttgtaaagaactaaaaattgtcaaaaaaaaattcaaaggactaaaaattaaaatttaaaaatttggagacactgaaaatttaattaatcctGATGAAATTATAGATAAGCTTTGATTATTATCATACGATTGTCTGCTACAAAGGAAACTAGAGGCCATTGTCACAATATTTTACTAACAGAACAGCGACTTGGTAGATAGAGTAGCCCCTGCAGGTAATCAATAAAGTAGTAATAAACAATGCGCAAGTTAGGCATTCCATACATGAATAGCTAAATATGATTATAagcaacaatggaagagaactTGTCGttttattagtttaaatttCAGTGCTTTTTTAGATGCTTTCTCCCTCAAAACTCTGCCAGTTTCCATTCTTCTATTCTCCTTCTCCACACCAACTATTCCACTCCAAACTCCCATGACATgttctttttaaatttctatCTATCTACCATCACACTACCTGTTAGTAccttctgcatttttttttattaaaaaagttacCAAATGAAGAGAAGGGAAAACCATGATTGCATTGACGAAACTACCCCGAGTGTCAAAATCGATAATTTAACTTCCTTCCTTTCACTTAGACTTTATAGTCTAGTGTTGTATTGAATATTCAAATTGACGACCCAACAATGCAGCTGAGTAATGGTCGCTTTGATTTCAAGAAGCAACAATGCCACCAAGCATTCTTAGTTAGAAGGCCAAAGCTTTTTTTAGAATATGACTTGATCAGCTAGCTACGTACTCACCACCATCTGAATATGAGTGGGGTTATTGTAAAAAACAAGAAACGCATATGAATTGAACATGGGAAGTGCCAACTAGTGTTCTAAGAAATTtagttaagattttttttaaaggcaaaaactaaaaaatatttattaaaaatccagtttaaaaattgaaagtaaaCTGTTTATAGTGATACTTTTAATAcactttttaatagaaattttgattattaGTTTCGTAGGATATTGTTAACAAACTTCTTGAATATATAGTCTTATTATTCCTATTCTTTTGGGGGGAGGGGGTGAGAgaacaagaagaagagaaaaagatttAGGTTATATCCGACAAAAGTAACATAAAAGTTAggtaaaaatggaaaaaattaactaaaacttttaaaacaagTTAATTGTTGAAAGTTAGTTGATCGTAACTGATAGTGattaagttaatttattaaattagttcttctaatttttaatataagataccatttaaaagaaattaataatattttttataaattattttataattcctataaagtatattttttattttccattgttgaattgcTAAAGCTAAAGATAGTCACATGTGAAAACGAGCAGAGAGTATAGGGAGAGACTGAGCAAAGGAGAGATGAGCGCACAAGCAATCCAAGAGAGtcaaagcaagaaaaaaaagcCAATTTTTCAAAGGTCATTTAAGCTAACTTTTTCTAAAGAAAACTATTATTTcaactttttatattaaaaaaatcatttttaattttttagagaattatttattagttcaatttttatttttaaggagaagataaaataaaccaaatacTGTTTATTTAAGAACTGGCCACATTAAAAATacattgataaattttttaataaaaaacacctttgtttttttaattctttgataattaccttaaaaaataaaaatacacttATACCAGTTAACATttgcttatttattatagtttttaAGCTGACACCCATAAAAGCCACAGGCTACAAGGCTTAGCTTTTTCAGAGTCTTGACTCCCACAATAAATCATAGTAGTCTTCAGTCCTGATGATGCTGACCCATGAAACAAATTGATTTATAATCCTTTCGAATTACCCAAAGGCAAATTATGTATGAAAGCACTTGTTGGATGTCCAACTTTTCTACCACATCCCAAATCAAGCAATCAAAATGCGGCAGTTTTCACTTATAACTCTCAAATTTAGTTTATATTACGCAGGAGTTGAtactttgttaaaaatattttttaaatttatttatgaatgagtatttatatattcttttttatttatttagaatgaatattTTTGTATAGACGGTATAGTGTTTATTTAtaccaaattatttttatgtatttgtaTTAGGTATACCACTTAAAAAGAATagaacaatgtttttttttatcaagtttacataaaaaaactagtttttgatttttaaaataatttaaaaattacaaaatatatccctattatttttttacctagcatttaaattcataatacatggttttaaaaaacaataaattcaatcgtttcattaatttattttttataatattttagttcATTTATATTCctccaatttattattttgatatttcatATACTTTACAGTGCTGTATTATCtaacaatattatataattctaataaaatagtaTGCATGGTATAATTGTCGAATTTTAATatactatattaaaaattaattttgaaaatcaaagtcATTTAGTTTAGAAGTTTGAAATGTTGGATAGTGAATACTGTGGCAGTAGCGAAAATGAGTCTCCTTCTTGAATTACTTACCGCGCGTGGACAGGAATGGATTCACGTTTTTTGTTTTGGGAATTAATGGAATTTGTTGTTTTACGAGGGCACGTGGGTAATTGGAAGAAATTCAGAAGGGCAGAAGCGAGATTTCAAGTAGGGAAGTAAAATCCATTTATTATGGCGCCATGTCTGTTCCACTTCTCCTCTGATTGAttccaagaagaagaagatgagacCCCATTTGTTAGAAGTTGAATAAGATAAGAGTCAGAAATATTATTACTTGTTCTTCTCGTTCAGGTAATGGCGAGTGGGTGGGTTAAGTCATTGCAATGCAAGTCCAGAGCATACCAAGACGTATACCATCCCAGTTCCAGCTGCAGAAACACCGTTCAGAACATCAGAGACGTAGTCGTCGACACAACCAAGCCCAGGCCCAGGCCCAAGACCAAGCCCAAGTCCAAGCCTCTCCAGAAACACCCCAGCTCCAGATACCCTTCATCCGCCGCCAAGCCCGACTTCGAAACCACTATCAACCGCTCCATGAGCGTGACAGCCACCGCCACGCGCCACGCCGACCCTCGCTTCCCTTCTCTCACCGAACTCACCGAGGGCCACCCTTCGCGGAACGTCGTGGAGATTATCTTCCACACCAGCTGGGGGCCAAAGCCCTTCTCGGGCCTGGTCGAGATGATTTTTAAAGTCCACAACGGCCCACGAACCGTCTCCCGCTTCGAGGAGTTTCGCGAGGCCGTCAAGGGTCGGGCCGAAACAGGCCCGGCCCATGACTATGAGGAGAATGTGCGATGCCGTGCGGATGGGAATGAGGTCATGAGGTTTCACTGCTTGGGTCCTACCTCCGGCGGCGCTCCCTACGGCGGCGCTTGCGCATTGTCCTTCCCCGGCGGCAAAGAGGCGGCGATCTGCACATTCTCCGGCAGCGGCGGTGCACATGAAAGCTCCGGCGGAGGCAGGGGCAGAAGGGCCATGCTGGTGTGTCGTGTCATAGCGGGTCGGGTCTCGAAGCAAATCGGGTTTATGGAATCGTTGTTGGATGGGCGAGTTGGGTTCGACTCGGTCAGTGGGGACAAGGGCGAGTTATTAGTGTTTGACTCGCGTGCTGTGTTGCCCTGTTTTCTTATCATttataaattgtaaaaatacCTATTACAGTTTCTCCTCTTaatcttcttttttataaacactttttcttgatttattttcatttgggATGTATGTATGTTGCTTGTTGAGGTATTGAACTTAGCCTACTTCTTTTCTTGCATTTATCGACGACGCAATATTTCTTTACATATTTCCGATTTGGCTAATACTTTTCCTGCACTCCATTTTTAGGTGCAGAAcgtattatgaaaaatatttgtattttattttcactttatcATGTTTGGCTTCAGTTAGAGCGTAAGAGTGAAGTAGTAGGATTATTGATTCGGGAGAATGTTACTTTTATTGGCTAAACATTTTTGCCTAGGCAATACTTTAAATGTTCATGAGAGAGTACTTACATTTGTTGAGAAAATTAAATACTATATGGTTGTAAAAACATGTACTAGTAATTTAGTTACTACCGCTGAAATACAAATGCTTACGAAAAGAACCACTGCCATTTGTTTGCTTCGTCGCTTTCAAGTTGTAAAgtagaataattatttattatttggtaATAAGTCGTTTTAACtaactaatttaatttcttcctcttttcGCCGAATTCGTAGCTGTCATTTTTAATTGCGAGATTCAGTTGGAAAAACGGGTTGTCGCTGTTGAAAAATCTTCAATGCGTCAATTCACATTCATGACATGAATCATGAATCGTGATTCGTGAGGTACCCCTTTACCCAGCGAAGCAAATGTTTTCTGGTGGATGAAAAGGAGGAA of Glycine soja cultivar W05 chromosome 1, ASM419377v2, whole genome shotgun sequence contains these proteins:
- the LOC114423879 gene encoding uncharacterized protein LOC114423879, which codes for MASGWVKSLQCKSRAYQDVYHPSSSCRNTVQNIRDVVVDTTKPRPRPKTKPKSKPLQKHPSSRYPSSAAKPDFETTINRSMSVTATATRHADPRFPSLTELTEGHPSRNVVEIIFHTSWGPKPFSGLVEMIFKVHNGPRTVSRFEEFREAVKGRAETGPAHDYEENVRCRADGNEVMRFHCLGPTSGGAPYGGACALSFPGGKEAAICTFSGSGGAHESSGGGRGRRAMLVCRVIAGRVSKQIGFMESLLDGRVGFDSVSGDKGELLVFDSRAVLPCFLIIYKL